One part of the Xylanivirga thermophila genome encodes these proteins:
- the rnpA gene encoding ribonuclease P protein component, translating into MDKKYKLTKNAEFARLYKRGKAVSNKVLVLVYGKNRLGYSRVGFSVNKKFGNAVQRNRIKRQLREIYRLNCESVRSGFDMVFIVRKNAHGADYWTLEEGLLELIKRARLLK; encoded by the coding sequence GTGGATAAAAAATATAAATTGACCAAAAATGCAGAATTTGCACGCCTTTATAAGAGGGGCAAGGCTGTATCAAACAAGGTATTAGTACTTGTATATGGGAAGAATAGATTGGGATACAGTAGAGTAGGTTTTTCTGTAAATAAAAAGTTTGGAAATGCAGTGCAGAGAAATAGGATAAAAAGACAATTGAGAGAGATATATAGATTGAATTGCGAATCGGTAAGATCTGGATTTGATATGGTGTTTATAGTGAGAAAAAATGCACATGGAGCTGATTATTGGACGCTTGAGGAAGGTTTGTTAGAATTAATAAAGAGGGCTCGATTGTTAAAATGA